The sequence GGTGGTATCGCTCAGGCGAATCTCGCGCATGGGCACGCGCAGGTCCGGCCGGCTGCCGGTGACATAGATCTTGCGGGAACTGGGCAGCGGGTCCACCGCGGCCTGGTCGACCCGGGCGGCTTCGCTCAGGAACATGGGCTTGGTACTCGTCATGGTAGCGTCCTCTTTCGTTGCCCGCCGGAGAAGCCGGCGGCGAACTGAAATCCATCGAGGCGGAATGCCCTTCTGGACGGAGCGCGTATGACGAGGTGGCGGTCTGGCCGATCCCGGCGCCCGAAACGGGCAGGACCGTTGAACAACTGCCACAACTGAGCCGCTACATAGAGAAGCGTGTCTGTGATTCCTACGCCGGTACTAACCGGATCAGGTTCTCGGGTTTTGCCTGAGGCAATCTCAGCCGGCACGCCGGCACCCCGTCAAGACGCAAACTGGATCATCGGAGGCATTCGATCGGGACGCGGAACCAAGCCGAGCGCCCCATATGTCTCCGGTGGTCATCCGGAGTGTAGAGATACGCCGTATTATTGTCCATAATGTCCAGCGCCGGGGTTCTTCCCCCATCCGGCCGACGCCCGGGTCGGCAGGCAGGACGCTCACCAAAAAAAACGCGCAGGCAGGAGAATTCATGAAGAAACCCTTGCTCACCGGCCTGGTAGGCCTGTTCGTCGCCCAGCCATCGATGGCCCTCGACCTGATCGACGCCTACGAGAAAGCACTGGCCTACGATTCTGGCATCGCCTCGGCCCGAGCCACCTACGAGGCCCAGCAGGCCAACGTTGACGTCACCCGCAGCAACCTCCTGCCCCAACTGGACGCCGTCGGCACCGCCAGCCACACGGACACCGACGGGCCGGCCACGGACGAGTCGTACAAGAGCTACACCTACGGCCTGGAGCTGACCCAGCCGGTGTTCCGTCTGGACGCCTGGTTCAACCTGGACGCCAGCGAGTTCCAGAGCGAAAGCGCCCGGGCCGACTACAGCCTGGCCCAGCAACAGCTGATCCTGGATGTCGCCACCGCCTACTTCAACGTGCTGCGGGCGGAAGACAACCTGACCACGGTCAAGGCCGCCGAAGCCGCTTTCGAACGCCAGTACGACCAGGCCCAGGAGCGTTTCGAGGTGGGCCTGATCGCCATCACCGAGGTATACGAATCACGCGCCTCCTACGACGCCAGCAAGAGCGAGCGCATCGCCGCCGAAGGCGACCTGGACGTGGCGCGGGAACAGCTCAGCCGCCTGATCGGCGAGAACGCCGAAGACCTGCAGAACCTGGAACAGGACTTCCCTCTGTCGCGGCCACAGCCCATGGACCCGGCCGCCTGGGAAAACATCGCCCTGCAACAGAACTGGCGCATCCAGTCCGCCGCCTACCAGTTGCAGTCCAACCGCTCGCTGCTGGATGTGGCCAAGGCCGGCCACTACCCGACCCTGGACCTGAGTGCCAGCTACGGCAACACGGAATACGACGGCATCAACCAGCAGTCGCCGACCCAGGGTACCCAGGACGGGACCTACACCGAGGGTGTGATTGCGCTGAACCTGAATGTGCCCCTGTACGAGGGTAGCGGCACCGAAGCCAGCATCCGCCAGCAGCGGGCGCAGGTGGTGGCCGCCCAGGAGAGCCTGAACACCGTGCGGCGC comes from Marinobacter bohaiensis and encodes:
- a CDS encoding TolC family outer membrane protein; the encoded protein is MKKPLLTGLVGLFVAQPSMALDLIDAYEKALAYDSGIASARATYEAQQANVDVTRSNLLPQLDAVGTASHTDTDGPATDESYKSYTYGLELTQPVFRLDAWFNLDASEFQSESARADYSLAQQQLILDVATAYFNVLRAEDNLTTVKAAEAAFERQYDQAQERFEVGLIAITEVYESRASYDASKSERIAAEGDLDVAREQLSRLIGENAEDLQNLEQDFPLSRPQPMDPAAWENIALQQNWRIQSAAYQLQSNRSLLDVAKAGHYPTLDLSASYGNTEYDGINQQSPTQGTQDGTYTEGVIALNLNVPLYEGSGTEASIRQQRAQVVAAQESLNTVRRDVSVNTRSFYRTVNTNIESVNSQAQTIVSRRSALDATRAGYEVGTRNIVEVLDAERNYYEALRDYANARYDYVVNTLNLKLTAGTLSPQDLVDLNRWLSASAPGIEAIADESKTVDPMQDQ